In Cryptosporangium aurantiacum, a single genomic region encodes these proteins:
- a CDS encoding serine/threonine-protein kinase — MREVTEPTRAPGRAPARMVGGRYRIEDVVGTGAMGTVWRGFDTRLRRPVAVKEVNLPATATDDQRTVLTRRAMSEARHAARVAHPNIVAVHDVVADHGLPCLVMRLVEGRSLGESVRAEGPVSPARAAQIGIALVDALAAAHRGGVVHRDVKPSNVLLTDDGEVLLTDFSIATDSFRGTMSAGSGALGSPGYIAPERLNGHPTGPEADLFGLGATLFCAVEGSGPFDRTDPLAALLATATAPHPAPRRAGALAPLLDVLLDKDPAARPDLARTRAALVAVAHAPEPVVDDAPTEELQKTEADDEPSTPPRSAVASHAAPPSGRRIRTIIAGLAVAVCAAVVLAAVVLQSGGGKDDGRVAATASLAAPAPSGPDQSASPAVGSPSPSASKSTTPTPTPPASASKSAAPSPSASPEPVGRVTAAELSVSPTSYLGSCAGPVPFTVDLSVAVSDAPTDVRYTISLAPGDSEVAGGGGSVSDAERTFDTSDQVGLEFSQGSGTYAVQAIVESPTRYSPVPAQIRVVCVG, encoded by the coding sequence GTGCGTGAGGTAACTGAACCAACGCGAGCGCCGGGGCGTGCCCCGGCGCGGATGGTTGGTGGGCGCTACCGGATCGAGGACGTCGTCGGCACCGGCGCGATGGGAACGGTCTGGCGCGGTTTCGACACCCGGTTACGGCGTCCGGTCGCGGTCAAAGAGGTCAACCTCCCGGCGACGGCCACCGACGACCAGCGGACGGTGCTCACTCGACGGGCGATGTCGGAGGCACGGCACGCCGCTCGTGTCGCCCATCCGAACATCGTCGCGGTGCACGACGTCGTCGCCGATCACGGGCTGCCCTGCCTGGTGATGCGGTTGGTCGAGGGCCGTTCGCTGGGTGAGTCGGTGCGGGCCGAGGGGCCGGTGAGCCCGGCCCGCGCCGCGCAGATCGGAATCGCGCTGGTCGATGCGCTCGCGGCCGCTCACCGCGGCGGGGTCGTCCACCGCGATGTGAAACCGTCGAACGTGCTGCTCACCGACGACGGCGAAGTGCTGCTCACCGACTTCTCGATCGCCACCGACTCGTTCCGCGGCACGATGTCGGCCGGCAGCGGTGCGCTCGGCTCGCCCGGTTACATCGCCCCAGAACGGCTCAACGGCCACCCGACCGGCCCCGAGGCCGACCTGTTCGGCCTCGGCGCGACGCTGTTCTGCGCGGTGGAGGGCTCCGGCCCGTTCGACCGCACCGACCCGCTGGCCGCGCTGCTCGCGACCGCGACGGCCCCGCACCCGGCGCCTCGGCGGGCGGGCGCGCTGGCCCCGTTGCTCGACGTGCTGCTCGACAAGGACCCCGCCGCGCGTCCGGATCTGGCCCGGACACGGGCCGCGCTGGTCGCGGTCGCGCATGCTCCGGAGCCGGTCGTCGATGACGCTCCGACCGAAGAACTACAGAAAACCGAGGCGGACGACGAGCCGAGCACGCCGCCGCGCAGCGCAGTAGCCAGCCACGCCGCCCCACCGAGCGGTCGACGGATCCGGACGATCATCGCTGGGTTGGCCGTCGCCGTGTGCGCGGCCGTCGTCCTCGCGGCCGTCGTGCTGCAATCGGGCGGCGGCAAGGACGATGGGCGCGTGGCGGCGACCGCGTCGCTAGCCGCACCAGCGCCGAGCGGCCCGGACCAGTCCGCCTCACCGGCGGTCGGCTCGCCGTCGCCGTCGGCCAGCAAGTCCACGACGCCGACGCCGACCCCCCCGGCGTCCGCATCGAAGTCGGCGGCACCCTCGCCGAGCGCGTCACCGGAACCGGTCGGCCGGGTGACCGCGGCGGAGCTCTCGGTCTCGCCGACGAGCTACCTCGGGTCCTGCGCCGGGCCGGTGCCGTTCACGGTCGACCTCTCGGTTGCGGTGAGTGACGCTCCGACCGACGTCCGGTACACGATCTCGCTGGCGCCCGGCGACAGCGAGGTGGCGGGCGGCGGTGGTTCGGTCTCCGACGCCGAGCGCACGTTCGACACCTCTGACCAGGTCGGATTGGAATTCAGCCAGGGGAGCGGGACGTACGCTGTGCAGGCGATCGTGGAGTCTCCGACCCGCTATTCGCCGGTTCCCGCCCAGATCCGCGTTGTCTGCGTCGGTTGA